A single genomic interval of Bacillus smithii harbors:
- the rnpM gene encoding RNase P modulator RnpM, whose translation MAVQKKIPLRKCVATGEMKPKKEMIRIVRSKEGTVSIDPTGKKSGRGAYLSKDKEAVLLAKKTNALSRHLNVQIDDSLYSELIEYIEKEKK comes from the coding sequence ATGGCTGTTCAGAAAAAAATACCATTGCGTAAATGTGTTGCAACGGGTGAAATGAAACCTAAAAAAGAAATGATTCGCATCGTCCGTTCGAAAGAAGGAACGGTTTCGATTGATCCAACCGGCAAAAAATCCGGAAGAGGAGCCTATTTGTCAAAAGATAAAGAAGCGGTCCTTCTGGCCAAAAAAACCAATGCGCTTTCCAGACATTTAAATGTTCAGATCGACGATTCTTTATACTCAGAACTAATCGAGTATATCGAAAAGGAGAAAAAGTAA
- a CDS encoding YlxQ family RNA-binding protein has protein sequence MKQEKWVSLLGLANRAGKIISGEELAVKEIRTGRAKLVLLSKDASENTIKKIKDKCLYYQVPVKEVSNRYLLGQSIGKKERVVVAVLDEGFAKKLHFLLDETIRG, from the coding sequence GTGAAACAGGAAAAGTGGGTTTCACTTCTTGGATTGGCCAATAGAGCGGGGAAAATTATTTCCGGAGAAGAATTGGCAGTGAAAGAAATTCGAACGGGTCGAGCAAAGCTCGTCCTTTTGTCGAAAGACGCCTCGGAAAACACCATAAAAAAAATAAAAGATAAATGCCTTTATTACCAAGTTCCTGTAAAAGAAGTTTCCAACCGGTATTTGTTGGGACAATCGATCGGAAAAAAGGAAAGAGTCGTGGTGGCTGTGCTGGACGAAGGCTTTGCGAAAAAGCTGCATTTTCTGCTCGACGAAACTATACGGGGGTGA
- the infB gene encoding translation initiation factor IF-2: MSKMRIYEYAKTKHVSSKEVISKLQELDIDVSNHMTTINDETIQKLDKAFDQLHKEKEHGHRHEKNPERSNKPQSKASPQFKQSNEENAKENRVKSQPRSGSKGGEGKKHDHHDHRPKETAAFDRKGNKPKNNKHRNQKGKKAHQPSNAQQPSAKKRELPEKITFSGSMTVAEFAKKLHVEPSEIIKKLFMLGIMATINQELDKDAIELIADEYGVAVEEEVQIDETDLEVYFTEDQPEDLVERPSVVTIMGHVDHGKTTLLDSIRHTKVTEGEAGGITQHIGAYQVEVNGKKITFLDTPGHAAFTTMRARGAQVTDITVLVVAADDGVMPQTVEAINHAKAANVPIIVAVNKIDKPSANPDRVMQELTEYGLVPEDWGGDTIFVPISALTGEGIDNLLEMILLVSEVEELKANPNRLALGTVIEAQLDKGRGPVATLLVQNGTLHVGDPIVVGNTYGRVRAMVNDLGRRVKTAGPSTPVEITGLNDVPQAGDRFVVFEDEKKARQIGEARAQQALAAQRSEKAKISLDNLFEHMKQGEMKELNIILKADVQGSVEALAAALQKIDVEGVNVKIIHTGVGAITESDIILASASNAIVIGFNVRPDVNAKRAAETEKVDIRLHRIIYKAIEEIESAMKGMLDPEYEEKIIGQAEVRQTFKVSKIGTIAGSYVTEGKITRDSGVRLIRDGIVIFEGEIDTLKRFKDDVKEVHQGYECGITIKNFNDIKEGDVIEAFVMKEVER; this comes from the coding sequence ATGAGTAAAATGAGAATATATGAGTATGCCAAGACCAAGCATGTGTCTAGTAAAGAGGTGATTTCTAAGCTTCAGGAATTAGATATTGATGTTTCCAACCATATGACGACCATCAATGATGAAACCATTCAAAAACTGGACAAAGCGTTCGATCAATTACACAAAGAAAAAGAACATGGCCATCGCCATGAGAAGAATCCGGAAAGGTCAAACAAGCCGCAATCGAAAGCTTCTCCTCAGTTCAAGCAGTCGAATGAGGAAAACGCAAAAGAAAATCGTGTGAAATCACAGCCAAGATCGGGATCAAAAGGCGGAGAAGGCAAAAAACATGATCATCATGATCACCGTCCGAAAGAAACTGCTGCCTTCGACCGTAAAGGAAACAAGCCAAAAAACAACAAGCATAGAAATCAAAAAGGAAAGAAAGCGCATCAACCATCCAATGCTCAACAGCCTTCTGCCAAGAAAAGAGAACTTCCTGAAAAAATAACATTCTCAGGATCTATGACAGTTGCTGAATTTGCCAAAAAATTGCATGTTGAGCCGTCCGAAATCATTAAAAAATTATTTATGCTAGGAATTATGGCCACGATCAACCAAGAATTAGATAAAGATGCCATTGAGTTGATTGCGGACGAATACGGTGTGGCAGTAGAAGAAGAAGTCCAAATTGATGAAACCGATCTGGAAGTGTACTTTACGGAAGATCAACCGGAAGATTTAGTAGAGCGGCCATCTGTTGTGACGATTATGGGGCATGTTGACCACGGGAAAACGACATTGCTGGATTCGATCCGTCATACAAAAGTGACGGAAGGAGAAGCAGGAGGAATTACCCAACATATTGGTGCTTACCAAGTCGAAGTGAACGGAAAGAAAATCACGTTTTTGGATACGCCGGGCCATGCTGCTTTTACAACGATGCGGGCCCGTGGGGCACAAGTGACGGACATCACTGTGCTGGTTGTTGCTGCCGATGACGGGGTAATGCCGCAAACGGTTGAAGCCATCAATCATGCGAAAGCGGCTAATGTACCGATCATTGTAGCGGTCAATAAGATTGATAAACCATCTGCCAATCCGGATCGTGTCATGCAAGAATTGACGGAATACGGATTGGTTCCTGAGGATTGGGGCGGCGATACGATCTTTGTTCCAATATCGGCCTTAACCGGAGAAGGCATCGATAATTTATTGGAAATGATCCTGTTGGTCAGCGAAGTAGAGGAGTTAAAAGCGAATCCGAATCGACTGGCGCTCGGAACGGTGATTGAAGCGCAGCTAGATAAAGGCCGTGGCCCTGTAGCCACATTGCTTGTTCAAAACGGTACTCTTCATGTGGGAGATCCGATTGTAGTAGGAAATACTTACGGTCGGGTTCGTGCGATGGTAAACGATCTAGGGCGTCGTGTCAAAACGGCTGGACCGTCTACTCCGGTAGAAATTACTGGTTTAAACGACGTTCCTCAGGCTGGTGACCGTTTTGTTGTATTTGAAGATGAGAAAAAAGCCCGTCAAATTGGCGAGGCAAGGGCTCAACAAGCACTGGCGGCACAACGAAGCGAAAAAGCCAAGATCAGCCTCGACAATTTGTTTGAACATATGAAACAAGGGGAAATGAAAGAGTTAAATATCATTTTAAAAGCCGACGTGCAAGGATCGGTTGAGGCACTGGCTGCTGCTTTACAAAAAATTGATGTAGAGGGCGTAAATGTAAAAATTATTCATACGGGTGTTGGAGCGATTACGGAATCAGATATTATTTTAGCAAGTGCTTCCAATGCCATCGTTATAGGTTTTAATGTTCGTCCGGATGTAAATGCTAAACGTGCGGCTGAGACGGAAAAAGTCGATATCCGTCTGCACCGTATTATTTACAAAGCGATTGAAGAAATTGAATCCGCAATGAAAGGAATGCTTGATCCGGAATACGAAGAAAAAATTATTGGTCAAGCAGAGGTTCGACAAACGTTTAAAGTTTCTAAAATTGGTACCATTGCCGGTTCTTATGTAACGGAAGGAAAAATTACCCGTGATAGCGGAGTTCGGCTCATTCGTGACGGCATCGTCATCTTTGAAGGCGAGATTGATACTTTGAAACGTTTTAAAGACGATGTAAAAGAAGTCCATCAAGGATATGAATGCGGAATTACCATTAAAAACTTTAATGACATTAAAGAAGGAGATGTCATTGAAGCATTTGTCATGAAAGAAGTGGAACGTTAA
- a CDS encoding DUF503 domain-containing protein yields MTIGSLEVEFFIQDARSLKEKRAVLQRVLTRLKQKMNVSVAEIDHQDVWQRTRIAVVTVASSRQACERQLENALRYLDSFPEWERLSASYEWL; encoded by the coding sequence ATGACGATCGGCAGCCTGGAAGTTGAATTTTTCATCCAGGATGCCCGGTCATTAAAAGAAAAACGGGCTGTACTTCAGCGTGTGTTAACACGTTTGAAGCAAAAAATGAATGTTTCCGTGGCTGAAATCGACCATCAAGATGTCTGGCAACGAACAAGAATTGCGGTTGTGACGGTAGCATCGTCACGACAAGCTTGTGAACGCCAATTGGAGAATGCCCTCCGTTATTTGGATTCATTTCCTGAGTGGGAAAGGTTAAGCGCATCTTATGAATGGTTATAG
- the rbfA gene encoding 30S ribosome-binding factor RbfA, which yields MNLRANRVGEQMKKELSDIIGRKIKDPRIGFVTVTDVQLTGDLQQAKVYISVLGDEKQKKDTLKALAKAKGFIRSEIGQRIRLRKTPDLLFEFDESIDYGNRIETLLKEISSNESNQEN from the coding sequence GTGAACCTTCGTGCAAACCGAGTCGGAGAACAAATGAAAAAAGAGCTGTCGGATATCATCGGCAGAAAAATTAAAGATCCGCGTATTGGTTTTGTCACTGTGACGGATGTGCAATTGACAGGCGACTTGCAGCAGGCAAAAGTATATATTTCCGTGTTAGGCGATGAAAAACAAAAAAAGGATACATTAAAAGCTCTTGCCAAAGCGAAAGGATTCATTCGTTCTGAAATCGGCCAACGAATTCGCCTGCGGAAAACGCCCGATCTTCTTTTTGAATTTGATGAATCCATTGATTATGGCAATCGCATTGAAACGCTGCTGAAAGAAATCAGCAGCAATGAATCCAATCAGGAGAATTAA
- the truB gene encoding tRNA pseudouridine(55) synthase TruB, whose amino-acid sequence MDGIVALWKERGMTSHDCVFQIRKLFKTKRVGHTGTLDPNVSGVLPICIGKATKIAEYMTNAGKTYEGEVTIGLSTTTEDADGETVEVKTVDKTFSRKEILDVFERLTGTIEQTPPMFSAVKVNGKRLYEYARQGLEVERPKRTVTIYELELLDDREWFSGEFVSIPFRVVCSKGTYIRTLAVMIGQELGYPAYMSKLTRTASGGFSKTDCVTLSDLSKLAEKNQLETILFPLEQGVSHLPKWNISDKVAEKVKNGAILEKPIDWPENDGKVAVFYKNRLMAIYQTHPTKQLYIKPVKVLTE is encoded by the coding sequence ATGGACGGTATTGTAGCACTTTGGAAAGAACGAGGAATGACATCGCATGACTGCGTTTTTCAAATCCGAAAATTGTTTAAAACAAAACGAGTCGGCCATACAGGTACGCTGGATCCGAATGTGTCTGGTGTTTTACCTATCTGTATAGGCAAAGCGACTAAAATCGCCGAATACATGACGAATGCAGGAAAGACATATGAAGGAGAGGTAACGATCGGACTTTCCACGACAACGGAGGACGCCGACGGAGAAACCGTAGAAGTAAAAACGGTAGATAAAACCTTTTCTCGGAAAGAAATTTTGGATGTGTTCGAGCGGTTGACGGGTACCATTGAACAAACGCCGCCCATGTTTTCGGCAGTGAAAGTGAATGGAAAGCGACTATACGAATATGCAAGACAAGGGTTGGAAGTGGAAAGACCTAAAAGAACGGTCACCATTTATGAACTGGAGTTATTGGATGACCGTGAATGGTTCTCTGGAGAATTTGTCTCCATTCCATTTAGAGTCGTTTGCAGCAAAGGAACATACATTCGTACTCTTGCTGTCATGATTGGTCAAGAGCTTGGATATCCTGCCTATATGTCCAAATTAACGAGAACAGCGTCGGGTGGTTTTTCCAAAACAGATTGTGTCACGCTTTCAGATTTATCCAAGCTGGCTGAAAAAAATCAGCTGGAAACAATCCTTTTTCCATTGGAACAAGGTGTGTCCCATTTGCCGAAATGGAATATTAGTGATAAAGTAGCGGAGAAAGTAAAAAACGGAGCAATATTGGAAAAACCTATTGATTGGCCGGAAAATGACGGAAAAGTGGCGGTTTTTTACAAAAATCGTCTGATGGCCATCTATCAAACACATCCTACGAAACAGCTATACATAAAACCAGTGAAAGTTTTGACTGAATGA
- the ribF gene encoding bifunctional riboflavin kinase/FAD synthetase: MKITMLNHPHSIQKEELPPMAMALGFFDGVHAGHQQVIETAKNIAAERNWKSAVMTFDPHPSVVLGKKHEKIQYITPLEEKIRMIEHLGIDHLFVIRFTSDFANLEPQQFVDQYIIGLNVQHVVAGYDFTYGRCGNGTMDTLPMHSRHLFAITKVDKLAYDGEKVSSTKIRCLLTEGQIEEANRLLGRPYRITGTVVHGDQRGRKIGFPTANVECDDDYYLPKTGVYAVKMKVKDKWVNGVCNIGYRPTFKQPDERFMSIEVHLFEFDHSIYGEEVTVEWYKHIRQERKFNGVQELVAQIEKDKQSAIKYFQNEAE, encoded by the coding sequence ATGAAAATAACGATGTTGAATCACCCGCACTCCATCCAAAAAGAGGAACTGCCCCCGATGGCAATGGCATTAGGATTTTTTGACGGGGTGCATGCGGGTCACCAGCAAGTGATTGAGACAGCGAAGAACATTGCGGCCGAACGAAACTGGAAAAGTGCAGTGATGACGTTTGATCCCCATCCTTCCGTCGTGTTGGGGAAAAAACATGAAAAGATTCAGTATATCACTCCCCTTGAGGAAAAGATTCGAATGATAGAACATCTAGGAATCGATCATTTGTTTGTTATTCGATTTACGTCTGATTTTGCCAACTTGGAACCGCAGCAATTCGTAGATCAATATATTATTGGTTTAAATGTCCAGCATGTTGTGGCAGGCTACGATTTTACATACGGCCGGTGCGGAAATGGAACGATGGACACGCTTCCAATGCATTCTCGTCATTTATTTGCCATCACAAAAGTGGATAAGCTTGCATACGACGGGGAAAAAGTCAGCTCCACCAAAATTCGATGCTTACTAACGGAAGGGCAAATCGAAGAAGCCAATCGTCTTTTAGGGCGGCCTTATCGAATTACCGGGACGGTGGTCCACGGTGACCAACGGGGAAGAAAAATTGGATTCCCGACAGCTAATGTGGAATGTGATGACGACTATTATCTGCCGAAAACGGGAGTATATGCGGTGAAAATGAAAGTGAAAGACAAATGGGTGAATGGTGTATGCAATATTGGGTATAGACCTACTTTTAAACAACCGGATGAACGTTTCATGTCGATTGAGGTTCATTTGTTTGAATTTGACCACTCCATCTATGGCGAAGAAGTGACAGTAGAATGGTACAAGCACATTCGACAAGAACGCAAATTCAACGGCGTTCAAGAATTGGTCGCTCAAATTGAAAAAGATAAACAATCGGCCATCAAATATTTTCAAAATGAAGCCGAATAG
- the rpsO gene encoding 30S ribosomal protein S15 codes for MALSQERKNEIINQFKTHENDTGSPEVQIAVLTEQINVLNDHLRVHKKDHHSRRGLMKMVGKRRNLLTYLRKKDVQRYRELIQKLGLRR; via the coding sequence ATGGCTTTATCACAAGAACGCAAAAACGAGATCATCAATCAATTCAAAACACACGAGAATGACACTGGTTCTCCAGAAGTTCAAATCGCTGTCCTGACTGAACAAATCAATGTATTGAATGATCATTTACGTGTTCATAAAAAAGACCACCATTCACGTCGCGGTCTTATGAAAATGGTAGGGAAACGCCGCAACTTATTGACGTACCTACGCAAAAAAGACGTGCAACGTTACCGTGAATTGATTCAAAAACTTGGTTTGCGCCGATAA
- the pnp gene encoding polyribonucleotide nucleotidyltransferase — protein sequence MEQEKQTFSIDWAGRKLTVEIGQVAKQANGAALVYYGDTVVLSTATASKEPKSVDFFPLTVNYEERLYAVGKIPGGFIKREGRPSEKAILASRLIDRPIRPLFAEGFRNEVQVVSMVMSVDQNCSSEMAAMLGSSLALSISDIPFEGPIAGVIVGRVDGEFVINPTVEQMEKSDIHLTVAGTKDAINMVEAGANEVPEETMLEAIMFGHEEIKRLIAFQEEIVKLVGKEKMEVQLYEIDPELEKQVRSMCEQEMLAAIQVKEKHARDDAIQEIKDRVVAEFEEKEDIEEETIKQVKEILDKIVKEEVRRLITVEKIRPDGRKIDEIRPLSSAVGLLPRTHGSALFTRGQTQALSVCTLGALGDVQILDGLGIEESKRFMHHYNFPPFSVGETGPMRGPGRREIGHGALGERALEPVVPNEKEFPYTIRLVSEVLESNGSTSQASICASTLAMMDAGVPIKAPVAGIAMGLVKSGEHYTVLTDIQGMEDHLGDMDFKVAGTEKGVTALQMDIKIKGLNREILEEALQQARRGRLKILEHMMSTISKPRTHLSMYAPKILSMTINPDKIRDVIGPSGKQINKIIEETGVKIDIEQDGTIFISSVDEEMNNKAKKIIEDIVREVEPGQIYLGTVKRIEKFGAFVEIFNGKDGLVHISELAEERIRKVEDVVSIGDQILVKVINIDEHGRINLSRKAVLRDQKNKNEQA from the coding sequence ATGGAGCAAGAGAAACAAACATTTTCTATAGATTGGGCTGGACGCAAACTGACGGTGGAAATTGGACAGGTTGCCAAACAAGCGAACGGCGCTGCGCTCGTGTATTATGGTGATACGGTAGTTTTAAGTACGGCAACCGCTTCAAAAGAACCAAAGTCAGTAGACTTTTTTCCGCTTACCGTCAATTATGAAGAAAGATTGTATGCGGTTGGTAAAATCCCAGGCGGATTTATTAAAAGGGAAGGCCGGCCCAGCGAAAAAGCCATTCTTGCAAGTCGTTTAATAGACCGCCCGATCCGTCCGTTATTTGCGGAAGGATTTCGAAATGAAGTTCAAGTCGTAAGTATGGTGATGAGCGTTGACCAAAACTGTTCATCGGAAATGGCAGCGATGCTTGGTTCATCACTTGCGCTCAGCATTTCGGATATTCCTTTTGAAGGACCGATTGCTGGGGTCATTGTCGGGCGCGTTGACGGTGAATTTGTCATTAACCCGACAGTGGAACAAATGGAAAAAAGCGATATTCATTTAACCGTTGCCGGTACAAAAGATGCCATTAATATGGTGGAAGCTGGAGCGAATGAAGTACCAGAAGAAACCATGTTAGAAGCGATAATGTTCGGTCATGAAGAAATCAAACGGTTGATCGCTTTCCAAGAAGAAATCGTCAAATTAGTTGGCAAAGAAAAAATGGAAGTTCAGCTGTATGAAATTGATCCTGAATTGGAAAAACAAGTTCGTTCCATGTGCGAACAAGAAATGTTGGCTGCCATTCAAGTAAAAGAAAAGCATGCCAGGGATGACGCCATCCAAGAGATAAAAGACCGAGTAGTTGCGGAATTTGAAGAGAAAGAAGATATTGAGGAAGAAACGATTAAACAAGTAAAAGAAATACTGGATAAAATCGTGAAAGAGGAAGTCCGTCGTTTGATTACAGTCGAAAAAATTCGCCCGGACGGACGAAAAATCGATGAAATTCGTCCGCTTTCTTCTGCTGTTGGCTTATTGCCGCGTACACATGGTTCCGCATTGTTTACTCGTGGACAAACACAGGCTTTAAGCGTATGTACATTAGGAGCGCTTGGTGATGTTCAAATCTTGGACGGTCTCGGAATTGAAGAATCAAAACGTTTTATGCATCATTATAATTTCCCTCCTTTTAGTGTAGGGGAAACTGGACCAATGAGAGGACCGGGACGCCGGGAAATTGGGCATGGTGCATTGGGAGAAAGAGCTCTGGAACCTGTTGTTCCGAATGAGAAAGAATTCCCTTATACCATTCGTCTTGTTTCTGAAGTTTTGGAATCAAACGGATCGACATCTCAGGCTAGTATTTGTGCTAGTACGCTGGCGATGATGGACGCCGGTGTGCCCATTAAAGCGCCGGTTGCGGGAATTGCAATGGGATTAGTGAAATCCGGAGAACATTATACGGTCTTAACAGACATTCAAGGAATGGAAGATCATCTTGGCGATATGGACTTTAAAGTTGCCGGTACAGAAAAAGGCGTTACCGCTCTGCAAATGGATATTAAAATAAAAGGACTAAATCGTGAAATCTTGGAAGAAGCACTCCAACAAGCTAGACGGGGAAGATTGAAAATCCTTGAACATATGATGAGCACCATTTCAAAACCACGCACCCATTTATCGATGTATGCTCCTAAAATTTTGTCGATGACCATTAATCCGGATAAAATCCGCGATGTCATCGGACCAAGCGGAAAACAAATCAATAAAATCATCGAAGAAACAGGAGTTAAAATCGATATTGAACAAGATGGAACGATCTTTATTTCTTCAGTAGATGAAGAAATGAATAATAAAGCCAAAAAGATCATTGAAGATATCGTTCGAGAAGTTGAACCAGGGCAAATCTATCTTGGGACTGTTAAACGGATTGAAAAATTCGGTGCTTTCGTGGAAATTTTCAACGGAAAAGACGGCTTAGTCCACATTTCTGAATTGGCGGAAGAAAGAATTCGAAAAGTAGAAGATGTCGTGTCGATAGGAGACCAAATATTAGTGAAAGTCATCAATATTGATGAACATGGTCGGATCAATTTATCGCGAAAAGCGGTGTTAAGAGATCAAAAGAATAAAAATGAACAAGCATAA
- a CDS encoding polysaccharide deacetylase family protein produces MAKLRRIFGILFLCMLSFFIVDNPMTTQYLSSLKTESLSADAKVEPSLYNQIKEADHKYSRKAQDAVIDRVWKKIPGYNGIKVDVKRSYERMKKDGKFNEDKLVFHQTKPQVHLHNLPPAPIYRGHPDKPMVSFAVNVAWGNEYLPKILSVLKKHHIHATFFLEGRWVKKNPDLAKMIVDGGHEVGNHSFTHPDMKTLSSDRIREEMIKTNQVIEATTGKNVSLFAPPSGSYRDEVVKIADSLGMETIMWTVDTIDWRNPAPDELVNRVISNVGPGSIVLMHPTKSTAASLERLITKIQKKNLKINTVSQLLNEERIFPIEDEKND; encoded by the coding sequence GTGGCTAAGTTAAGACGAATCTTTGGTATTCTGTTTTTGTGTATGCTATCCTTTTTCATTGTGGATAACCCGATGACGACCCAATATTTATCTTCTTTGAAAACAGAATCGCTTTCTGCAGATGCCAAAGTTGAGCCATCTTTGTATAACCAAATTAAAGAAGCTGATCATAAATATTCCCGAAAAGCTCAAGATGCCGTGATTGATCGGGTTTGGAAGAAAATCCCCGGTTATAATGGGATAAAAGTGGATGTGAAACGTTCTTACGAAAGAATGAAAAAAGACGGAAAGTTTAATGAGGATAAACTTGTTTTTCATCAAACGAAACCCCAAGTTCATTTACATAATCTTCCTCCCGCTCCCATATACCGCGGTCATCCCGATAAGCCGATGGTTAGTTTTGCGGTGAACGTGGCGTGGGGAAATGAGTATTTGCCCAAAATCCTTTCTGTCTTAAAAAAGCATCATATTCATGCCACTTTTTTTCTGGAGGGGCGATGGGTAAAGAAAAATCCGGATTTAGCCAAAATGATTGTGGACGGTGGACATGAAGTGGGAAATCATTCCTTCACACATCCTGACATGAAAACCCTCTCGTCCGACCGAATCAGGGAAGAGATGATCAAAACGAATCAAGTGATAGAGGCGACGACAGGAAAAAACGTTTCGCTCTTTGCGCCTCCAAGCGGAAGCTATCGCGATGAAGTTGTCAAAATTGCGGACAGTCTAGGGATGGAAACAATCATGTGGACGGTTGATACCATTGATTGGAGAAATCCTGCCCCAGATGAATTGGTTAATAGGGTCATTTCCAATGTCGGACCGGGGTCGATTGTTCTCATGCATCCGACAAAAAGCACCGCAGCTTCTTTGGAACGATTAATCACAAAAATTCAAAAAAAGAATTTGAAGATCAACACGGTGTCGCAGTTATTAAACGAAGAACGCATTTTTCCAATAGAAGATGAGAAAAATGACTAA
- a CDS encoding M16 family metallopeptidase → MIKTYTCQNGVRIVLETIPTVRSVAIGIWVGTGSRDESPENNGISHFLEHMFFKGTESKNAKEIAESFDSIGGQVNAFTSKEYTCYYAKVLDNHASYALELLADMFFHSTFEEEELKKEKNVVLEEIKMYEDTPDDLVHDLLSKAAYGRHPLGYPILGTEETLESFTSQKLKEYMHQMYTPDRVVISIAGNVDETFIKEVEKRFGSYEGGKRDRGSIQPTFHADRISKTKDTEQAHLCIGFKGLEVGHEDSYNLIILNNVLGGSMSSRLFQEVREQRGLAYSVFSYHSSYRDNGMIAIYGGTGADQLDQLSETIFQTLEHLKQQGITEKELHNSKEQLKGNLMLGLESTNSRMSRNGKNELLLKRHRTLDEMIQLIDQVNIQSVNEMAQELFSKPYALSLISPDGKLPSSLI, encoded by the coding sequence TTGATCAAAACTTATACTTGTCAGAATGGAGTAAGAATCGTATTAGAAACTATTCCTACGGTCCGCTCCGTTGCCATCGGAATATGGGTAGGAACCGGTTCGAGGGATGAATCCCCTGAAAACAATGGCATTTCCCACTTTTTAGAGCATATGTTTTTTAAAGGGACAGAATCCAAGAATGCAAAGGAAATTGCTGAGAGTTTTGATAGCATAGGCGGACAAGTCAATGCGTTCACATCGAAAGAATACACGTGCTATTATGCAAAAGTTCTTGATAATCATGCCTCATATGCATTAGAACTGTTAGCCGATATGTTTTTCCATTCCACATTTGAGGAAGAGGAATTAAAAAAAGAAAAAAATGTCGTTTTAGAAGAAATTAAAATGTATGAAGACACTCCTGACGATCTTGTACACGACTTGTTAAGCAAAGCAGCATACGGACGGCATCCTTTAGGATATCCTATCCTTGGAACGGAAGAGACTTTGGAGAGCTTTACTAGCCAAAAATTAAAAGAATATATGCATCAAATGTATACTCCGGATCGTGTTGTGATCTCTATCGCAGGAAACGTCGATGAAACGTTTATAAAAGAAGTGGAAAAACGATTTGGCTCTTATGAAGGTGGAAAACGTGATCGGGGATCCATTCAACCCACATTCCATGCTGACCGGATTTCAAAAACAAAAGACACCGAACAAGCCCATTTATGTATCGGTTTCAAAGGATTGGAAGTTGGACATGAAGATAGTTATAATCTCATCATTTTAAACAATGTGCTGGGCGGCAGCATGTCTTCAAGACTGTTCCAAGAAGTCAGAGAGCAAAGAGGGCTTGCTTATTCCGTCTTTTCGTATCATTCATCCTACCGTGACAACGGGATGATCGCCATCTACGGCGGTACAGGGGCCGATCAGCTGGATCAACTTTCTGAAACGATTTTTCAAACGCTGGAACACTTAAAGCAACAGGGTATCACGGAGAAAGAGCTACATAACAGTAAAGAACAACTAAAGGGCAATTTAATGCTAGGGCTGGAAAGCACAAACAGTCGTATGAGCCGAAACGGCAAAAACGAATTATTGCTGAAAAGACATCGCACTTTGGATGAAATGATTCAATTAATCGATCAAGTGAATATTCAGTCCGTCAATGAAATGGCGCAAGAACTTTTTTCGAAACCATATGCCCTTTCGTTGATCAGCCCTGATGGGAAACTGCCGTCATCCCTTATATAA
- a CDS encoding biotin transporter BioY, which translates to MKPRNIKAIDLTMMALFAALMMIGANITSFAPFMVINGVPITLQTVFAVLAGAVLGKRLGAISMTVYALIGIIGVPVFAQFKGGFETIFSPTFGFILSFILAAYITGWIIEKKKTQTAYVIASLAGMAANYLFGTNWMYMAMKLWADAPPAFSYKAAWLTMLVPLPKDILLSVFAGFLAYRLERTVLSKSKLRNQNV; encoded by the coding sequence TTGAAACCAAGAAATATAAAGGCGATTGATTTGACGATGATGGCGTTGTTTGCTGCATTGATGATGATCGGGGCAAATATTACTTCTTTTGCACCTTTTATGGTCATTAACGGGGTGCCCATTACGTTGCAGACAGTCTTTGCCGTTCTGGCTGGTGCGGTTCTCGGCAAACGGCTAGGGGCTATCTCCATGACTGTTTATGCCCTTATCGGAATAATCGGTGTACCGGTTTTTGCCCAATTTAAAGGAGGTTTCGAAACGATTTTTAGCCCGACATTTGGGTTTATATTGTCTTTTATTTTGGCTGCGTACATAACAGGATGGATAATCGAAAAAAAGAAAACGCAGACTGCCTACGTAATAGCCTCATTAGCCGGTATGGCAGCCAATTATCTTTTCGGAACGAACTGGATGTATATGGCGATGAAATTGTGGGCAGATGCCCCGCCGGCTTTTTCTTATAAAGCCGCTTGGCTGACGATGTTAGTCCCGCTTCCGAAAGATATCCTTTTATCTGTTTTTGCCGGATTTCTTGCTTATCGGTTAGAACGTACTGTACTTTCCAAAAGCAAATTGCGTAATCAAAATGTATAG